AATAATGAAGAAATTGTTGAAATGATGAATTTATTAAAACTTTCAATAAGACTTTTAAATAGAACATTCAAACCGCATGGTTTTAACATAGGTTTTAATTTAGGGAAAATAGCTGGTGCTGGTGAAAGACATATACATATGCATGTAGTTCCAAGATGGATGGGGGATACAAATTTTATGCCAATAATAGCTAATACTAAAGTAATTTCAGATAGTTTGAAACGTTCCTATCAAGAATTAATTAAAAATTTAAAATATGTTGTTTAGATATACATAATTGAAAATTTTAAATATTCTCAATTTTATTAAAATAATTAATACGTGAGATCATGTTTTCAAATAAATTCTTTATTGCAATAATTGTTTTAATGATATTATCTTTCTTTATTTTCTATAATTTTGGTTCTTCAGGATATTTAAATAGTATGACGGCTGCATATGGAATGGTATGGTCTTTAGTATTTTTAATAGTAATGCTTTCATTATTAATTCTAAGGACACCTATTAGATTAGAGAAAATTAGAAAATTAAAAATAAAAAAATCATAATAAATATTTTAGTTAAAGTATTTATATTCTAAAAAATTAGATATAGATATTAATAAGGAAAAAATACAATGGTAAAAGAATTTTTTCCATACGATAAAAATGTTATTAAAGAAGCATATCTTTATGAAAAAATTAAGGGTAATAAAGTTAAATGTCTTTCTTGTGAACGTAGATGCATTATAGATGATAATCAATATGGTTTTTGTCATACAAAAATAAATATTTCAGGAAAATTATATACTATTGTTTATGGAGATATAAGTGCTATTGAAAGTAGGCCGATAGAAATAAAACCATTCTTTCATTATTGGCCAGGTTCAACTGCTTTAACTTTTTCAACATGGAGTTGCAATTTCAATTGTTTATGGTGTCAAAATTATCATTTATCGAAAACTTTTCCAAATCCTTTAAAATCAAATTATATATCACCTGAAGAAATGGTTGATATAGCAATAAAAAATAATGATGA
The Nitrososphaerota archaeon DNA segment above includes these coding regions:
- a CDS encoding HIT domain-containing protein, with the translated sequence MKQLWAPWRIAYILSKKPKECFFCKASKEKRDIENYVLYRGKKCFIMLNAFPYNNGHLMIAPYNHIEDIEKMNNEEIVEMMNLLKLSIRLLNRTFKPHGFNIGFNLGKIAGAGERHIHMHVVPRWMGDTNFMPIIANTKVISDSLKRSYQELIKNLKYVV